A stretch of DNA from Lawsonibacter asaccharolyticus:
GGGGACTGGCTTGGGCTCTCCACCTCATAGATCCCGCCAAATTCCGCGGTCTCCCCGCCGGCAGCCCCCGGCGTGCTGGAGGCAGTCTGATCCGCCGGCGCCCCATTCCCGCCGCCGCTTCCGCAGGCGGGCAGCAGCAGGACCAGGGCCAGCATCAGGGGAAAAAGCGCGCGTTTCATGGTTCGCTTCATGGTATCGCTCCTCCTTTTCATCGTTTCCGCAAGGCAAAGATCAGGTCTCTCTGTCCGATTAGACGCCTCCGCCTGGAAAAAGTTCCGCACCTCCGCCCCCTTTTTTTCATAGAATGGGAAAAAATCGGGAGGTAATCGTATGCCTATCATCTATCTCTCCCCCTCCACACAGGAGTGGAACTACTACGTCAACGGCGGGACCGAGGAGGAATACATGAATCTCCTGGCGGACAAGATGGTCCCCTATCTGGACGCCTCCGGCATCCGGTATGACCGGAACACCCCCAGTATGACGGCGGCCGACTCCATCGCCGCCTCCAACGCGGGAAACTTTGACCTCCACCTGGCCCTCCACTCCAACGCCGCCCCTGAGGGACAGTACGGCACTTCCAGAGGTTCCATTGCTTTCTATTACCCCGGCAGCATCCAGGGCAAGTGGGCCGCCGACATCATCGCCAACAATCTGCGCTCCATCTACCCCCTGCCGGACAAGGTCCGGGCGGTATCCACCACAACGCTGGGCGAAGTGCGGAAGGTCCGGGCCCCTGCCGTCCTCCTGGAGCTGGCCTTCCACGACAACCCGGACGACGCCGCCTGGATCAAAAACAACTTGGATGAGATCGCCCGCAACCTGGTCCTCTCGGTCACTGAGTTCTTCGGACTGCCCTTCCTGACTCCGATCCCCGCCCGCTCCGGCATGGTGGATGTGAACTGGGGCTCCCTCAATATCCGCAGCCGCCCCTCCCTGGACGCCCCCGTTCTGGCCCAGGCCCCGGACGGTGCGCTCCTCACCATCATCAACCAATGGCAGGACTGGTATCTGGTCAACTATAACGGCACCATTGGCTACGCCAAAGACAGCTTCGTGACGCTGAACTGATGCAAGGAGGTTTCTATGGATATCCATGTTGTCAAACCGGGCGATACCCTGTACTCCATCGCCCTTTCCCACGGCGTGCCCATGTCCCGTCTGCTGGAGGACAATCAACTCCCTGACCCCTCCCGGCTGGTGGTGGGACAGACCATCGTGATCCAGTACCCGGAGCGCACCTATGTGGTCCGCTCCGGCGATACGCTCTTCTCCATCGCTCAGGCCAACGGCCTGACTGTCAAGACCCTGCTCCGCAACAACCCCTCTCTGGCGGGGGAGGACCGCATCTTTCCAGGGCAGGAGCTGGTCCTCGCCTACCGCCAGGAGAAACAGGGGACCCTCACCGTCAACGGATACGCCTACCCCCATATCGACCGCGCCCTGCTCCAGCGCACCCTCCCCTATCTCAGCGGCCTGCTCCCCTTCTCCTACGAGGCCACCGCCCTGGGGGAGCTCACCCCGCTGGACGACGTGGCCCTGGTGGATGCGGCCAAACAGATGGGGGTGGTCCCCATCATGAACATCACCAACCTGACACCGGACGGCATGTTCTCGCCGGAGCTGGCCCATATCATCCTCTCCGATCCCGCCATCCAGGAGAAACTGGCCGCCAACGTGATGGAGGTCATCCGTGCCCGCAGCTATCAGGGGCTGGACGTGGACTTTGAATCCATCTACGCCGAGGATGCCCAGTCTTATGTGTCCTTCATCTCCCGCCTGCGGGAGCTTGCCGCGCCCATGGGCATCCCGGTCCTTGTGGCTGTAGCCCCCAAGTCCTACGCCAACCAGCCGGGTCTGCTCTATGAGGGGATGGACTACGCCGGGCTGGGCCGGGCCGCTGATCTGATATTCCTCATGACCTATGAGTGGGGCTACTCCTACGGTCCCCCTATGGCCATCTCCCCCATCCGCAGCATGCGCACCGTGATCGAGTACGCCCTGAAGGAGATCCCGGCAGAGAAGCTCCTGCTGGGCATCCCGAATTATGGCTATGACTGGCAGATCCCCTACTCCCAGTCCAGAAAGGCAGTCTCCATCTCCAACCAGTACGCCGTCTCCCTGGCCGCCCGCTACTATGCTGCCATCCGGTTCGACGAGTCGGTCCAGGCCCCCTGGTTCCGGTACGTGGACGAGCGGGGGCAGGAGCACGAGGTCTGGTTCGAGGATGCCCGCAGCATCAGGGCCAAGCTGAGTCTGGTCCCGGAATACGGCCTGCGTGGGGTGGGGTACTGGAACCTGATGCGTCCCTTCCCCCAGAACTGGGTGATCCTCAACGCCCTATATCACATTCGGGAAGGGCTGTAACATTTTTCTCTCCGCCGCTGGATTTTTGTCCTCCTTTGTAGTAAAATGAGGTATCATTTGTGCAAAGGAGGACATTTTCATGTCTGTTGAAATTGGCCTGAAGGGCCGCGCGGAGGAGACGGTGACCGACGCGAATACCGCTCAGGCCGCCTGCTCTGGCGCTCTGCCCGTCTACGGTACGCCCTTTATGACCGCTCTGATGGAAAAGGCGGCCTGGACCTCCATCGCCCCCCACCTGGCGCCGGGCGAAAGCACGGTGGGCACTGCCATGAACATCACCCACATCTCCGCCTCCCCCGTAGGCATCCGGGTCTGGGCGGAGAGCGAGGTCACCCTGGTGGACGGCAAGCGCATCGAGCTGAAGGTGGCCGCCTATGACCAGGCGGGTAAGATCGGTGAGGGCACCCACCAGCGCTTTATCGTCACGGATGACCGCTTTCTGGCCAAGGCGGCCCGGAAACTGGAGGGCTGAGCGGCATGTCCATTGAAAAAGTCCGGCAATATTTCCAGCCTTTAGGCCGTGAGCAGGATATCCTGGAATTTGAGACCTCCAGCGCCACGGTGGAGCTGGCCGCCCAAGCCGCCGGCGTCATCCCCGCCCGGATCGCCAAGACCCTCTCCTTCCTGGTGGACGAGGGCTGTGTGCTGATCGTGACCGCAGGGGACGCCAAAATCGACAATTCCAAGTTCAAAGCCATGTTCCACGCCAAGGCAAAGATGCTCAGTCCTGAGCAGGTATATTCCTTTACAGGCCATGCGGTGGGCGGCGTCTGCCCTTTTGCCAACCCGGACGGGGTACGTACCTACCTGGATGTGTCCCTCCAGCGCTTCGAGACTGTCTTCCCCGCGGCGGGCAGCAGCAACTCCGCGATCCAGCTCACCTGTGACGAGCTGGCGGAGTACTCCCACAGCCTGGGATGGATCGACGTGTGCAAGGGCTGGCAGGAGACCCCCTGACCCTGTTTTCCCATCAGAAAGGAGCGCCCTGTTTCCATGGAGACAAAAGACTGTATCCTGACCCGCCGCAGCGTGCGGAAATTTACAGACCGGAAGGTGGAGCACCGGCTTGTGGAGCAGATCATCTCGCTGGCCGCCTATGCCCCCTCCTGGAAGAACACCCAGATCAGCCGGTATATTGCCATTGAGGACCCCAAGGTCCTGGAGGAGATCTGTCGCACTTACGCCCCCTTCAACGCCCGGATCATCGGCAACTGCCCCCTGCTCATTGCCCAGACCTTTGTGAAAGGCCGCTCCGGCTTCGAGCGGGACGGTTCCTTCTCCACTGACCGGGAGGCGGGCTGGCAGTACTACGACTGCGGCATTGCCTGCCAGACCCTATGCCTGGCCGCCCACGACCTGGGGCTGGGCACCGTGGTCATGGGCGTCTTTGACCGGAAAGGCCTGGAGGCGTATCTCCAGATTCCGGAGGATCAGGAGCTGATGGCCCTGATCGCCCTCGGCTATCCCGATGAGTCCCCCGCCGCTCCCAGGCGCAAGGAGACCTCCCTCCTTCTCAGCTATCGATGAACAAAATGGAAAAGAGGACCTGTCTGTGAGACAGGTCCTCTCTTTCTCTGTTCAGCGGCGCGCTCAATTCCGGGACTTGCCCAAAAAGCGCAGCAGGTACAAAAACAGGTTGATGAAATCCAGGTACAACTGAAGGGCGGAGAAAATAGACGCCTTCTCCAGCATGTCGGGGTAGCCCGCATAGTAGTTGTAGTAGGCTTTGATCTTCTGGGTATCATAGGCAGTATAGCCCAGGAAGATGGCGATGCCCGCCAGGCAGAAGATCCGGTCCAGGGCGGTAAAGCCGGGGATAAACAGGCTGACCAGCGCGAATACGAACAGGAACACCAGTCCAGTGAAAAGGATGGGGCGCAGCCGGGTCAGGTCTGCCTTGGTAAAATAGCCGTAGGCAGCCAGCACCGCGAAATAAGCCGCAGTGGCCAGGAATACGAAAATCAGGCTCCCAAACTCAAAGATATACAGGTACATGGACATGGTGAAGCCGAACAGCGCGGAAAAGGCGATAAAGATCCCTCTGGCTGTCCCCACTGACATCTTTTCAATGCGGGAGACCATCGTGATGGACAGTACGATGGTGGCGATCAGTACGATCAGATGGATATAAGGCACATAGGCCAGGGCGTAGAGTGTGGCATTGGTGACCCAGCCCAGCAGGGCGATCCCGAAGGTGACTAGAAGCCCCAGCACCATCCATAAAAATGTCTTGGCCGTATATTGCCCGATGCTCTCCATCCGGCTGGACTGCCCATAGTCCCGGTCAAACTCATAGGGGTCAAAGCTCATAAAAACAGCTCCTTTCTTCCTGATCGGTCAGGTGTTGTGATCGGCAACATGAAACTGCTTCAGATTCCCGATCTTGTGACTGCGGCGGTCCAGCTCCTCCAGCACAGCTTCCAGAGGGATGTTCTGCTGGGCCATCATCACGGTGAGATGGTAGATCAGGTCTGAGATCTCCCCCACCGTCTCCTCCTGCCGCCCATTCTTGGCGGCGATGATGGTCTCTGCACATTCCTCTCCCACTTTTTTCAGGATCTTATCCAGCCCCTTGTCAAAGAGGTAGCAGGTATAAGACCCCTCCTGGGGGCTGGCCTTCCGGTCCTGGACCACCTGATACAACTGCTTCCATACGTCGTTCACAGACATTCTCCTATCCGCTCCCCAAAACGGGGAGTCAACTCCCCAGCGGAACTATGGGTATCATAACATAATCTCCTGAAAAAAGCAACTGTCTCGTCCTGTGTGACAGGTAGGGCCGTCGGGCAGGCAAAAGTAGAGCAGGGTGTCGGTATCGCAGTCGGTAAAGATCTGTTCCACATGGAGGAAGTGGCCGGAGGTCTCCCCCTTGTTCCATAGTTTGCCCCGGCTCCGGCTCCAAAACCAGGCAGTCTTTGTCTGGAGCGTCCGCTCCACTGCCTCCCGATTCGTAAAGCCCAGCATCAGCACGTCCTTGGTCCGGGCATGCTGGATGATCACTGGGATCAGCTCTGATTTTTGAAACAGCTGGTCCAAATCAAACATATCTATCCTCATTTCTCCCAGGGTGGTTTTTTTACCTGGTACTCCCACGGGTCCTTTCCAGGCTGAAAAGCGGTCTTCTGCTGCCTCCGGCCGCCGTCCGGGACAGACGGCTGGCCCTCTGGCTTGCCCTGCTCCCCCTTCTTTCGGGAGAACAGCAGCTCTCCGCCCACGTCCAGCACCAGCTCCAGCAGATCGTCCAGCATGGCATCCGCTCCTCTCAGCGCACCGGGATCTTCCGCTTCCGCAGATACTCCTTCACCTGGGGCACTGTCAGCTCCCCGAAGTGGAACAGGGAGGCGGCCAGAGCCGCATCACAGTCTGTCTCTGCGAAGACTTGGGCAAAGTGCTCCAGGCTGCCGCAACCTCCGGAGGCGATGACAGGGATGGAGACCGCCTGGGTCACGGCCCGGGTCATCTCCAGATCAAAGCCCGCCTTGGTGCCGTCTGCGTCCATGGAGGTGAGCAGGATCTCCCCCGCTCCCAGCGCCTCGCCCCTCCGGGCCCACTCTACGGCGTCCAGGCCGGTGGGGGTGCGCCCTCCGGCCACCACCACCTCATAGCTGCCCTCCGGCCGCCGCCGGGCATCGATGGCCAGCACCACGCACTGGGAGCCGAATCGCTCCGCCGCCCGGGAGATCAGCCCCGGGTCCTTCACCGCGGCGGAATTCACGGAGATCTTGTCCGCACCCGCCCGGAGGAGCTGCCGGAAGTCCTCCAGGGTGCGGATGCCGCCGCCCACGGTCAGGGGGACGAACACCTGCTCCGCAGTCCGCTCCACCACGTCCGCCACTGTGGCCCGGCCGTCGCTGGTAGCGGTGATGTCCAGAAAGACGATCTCGTCCGCCCCCTGGTCCGAGTAGAACCGGGCCAGCTCCACCGGGTCCCCGGCGTCCCGGATATTCACAAAGTTGACTCCCTTGACCACACGCCCGTCCCGGACGTCCAGACAGGGGATGATGCGCTTTGCCAGCATACGATCACCTCAATCCTGACGGCCGGCGTCCCGCACTGCCTGGGCCAGATCCACCGTCCCCGCGTAGTACGCCTTTCCCACGATGGCCCCGTACAGCCCCATGCGGGCCAGACGGAGGATATCCTCATTGGACGATACGCCGCCGGAGGCCACAATATTCCCGGTGTACACCTGTTTCAGGGCCTCCAGCCGGGCAAAGGAGGGACCGGAGAGGGCGCCGTCCGTCTCAATATCTGTAAAGATAATATTCTTTATTCCAACTTCCATCATAGACTTTGCAAACTCCAAGTAGTCCAATCCAGAGTCCTCCACCCAGCCCGCGGTCCTGACTCTGCCGTCCTGGGTGTCGATCCCCACCGCGACGCGCTCCCCATAGCGCTCCGCCGCAGCGCGGACAAAATCAGGGTCGCTCACCGCAGCCGAGCCAATAACGGCCCGCCCCACCCCGGCCTGGAACACCGCCTCCAAGTCCTCCATGCACCGGATGCCGCCCCCCAGCTCCACCTGGAGACCGGAGCGGGCGGTGACCTCCGCCACGATCCCGCCGTTGATTCGGGTGCCTCCCCTGGCTCCGTCCAGGTCCACCATATGGATCCAGCGGGCACCGGCCTCGGAAAAGGCACGGGCGGTCTCCAGTGGG
This window harbors:
- a CDS encoding 1-(5-phosphoribosyl)-5-[(5-phosphoribosylamino) m, whose amino-acid sequence is MYILPAIDLKDGKVVRLYKGDFNTVHQVAQDPLETARAFSEAGARWIHMVDLDGARGGTRINGGIVAEVTARSGLQVELGGGIRCMEDLEAVFQAGVGRAVIGSAAVSDPDFVRAAAERYGERVAVGIDTQDGRVRTAGWVEDSGLDYLEFAKSMMEVGIKNIIFTDIETDGALSGPSFARLEALKQVYTGNIVASGGVSSNEDILRLARMGLYGAIVGKAYYAGTVDLAQAVRDAGRQD
- a CDS encoding phosphoribosyl-AMP cyclohydrolase, whose translation is MFDLDQLFQKSELIPVIIQHARTKDVLMLGFTNREAVERTLQTKTAWFWSRSRGKLWNKGETSGHFLHVEQIFTDCDTDTLLYFCLPDGPTCHTGRDSCFFQEIML
- a CDS encoding prolyl-tRNA synthetase; amino-acid sequence: MSIEKVRQYFQPLGREQDILEFETSSATVELAAQAAGVIPARIAKTLSFLVDEGCVLIVTAGDAKIDNSKFKAMFHAKAKMLSPEQVYSFTGHAVGGVCPFANPDGVRTYLDVSLQRFETVFPAAGSSNSAIQLTCDELAEYSHSLGWIDVCKGWQETP
- a CDS encoding imidazoleglycerol phosphate synthase cyclase; amino-acid sequence: MLAKRIIPCLDVRDGRVVKGVNFVNIRDAGDPVELARFYSDQGADEIVFLDITATSDGRATVADVVERTAEQVFVPLTVGGGIRTLEDFRQLLRAGADKISVNSAAVKDPGLISRAAERFGSQCVVLAIDARRRPEGSYEVVVAGGRTPTGLDAVEWARRGEALGAGEILLTSMDADGTKAGFDLEMTRAVTQAVSIPVIASGGCGSLEHFAQVFAETDCDAALAASLFHFGELTVPQVKEYLRKRKIPVR
- a CDS encoding phosphoribosyl-ATP pyrophosphohydrolase, translated to MNDVWKQLYQVVQDRKASPQEGSYTCYLFDKGLDKILKKVGEECAETIIAAKNGRQEETVGEISDLIYHLTVMMAQQNIPLEAVLEELDRRSHKIGNLKQFHVADHNT